AATTGTAACTTTTGGATATTGATCGCAGTTGTGTTGTGCCAAATAACAAAAATCCTGGTTTGGCTCAAGACACGTCATTGAAAAACCAAATTGAGCAAAAGTCACCGTCGCATTTCCTGGACCACAACCAACCTCAAGAATCGATGCATCTGAGGAAAGTTGGGCTAAAGCGACAGACCGATCAATTAGTTCCTTTGGATAGTGCGGTCTTGCGTTGTAATAAACATCAGCAACGGGGGAATACCAAGTCTTTCGCAGTTCCAAATCTATAGAAGCTCTAGCATTTATTTCTTGTCTTCTGGCATTTATTTCTTGTCTAGAGTCTTGCATAAGCTAGTTTTGTCAGCGATGAAGTCCAATTTCATTTTAGAACCAGGAAGGGATCTGTCAAAATTTTTATTGATAATGATAATTAAGCAAAGAGCGACGCTTCAGATATAGCAACTAAACCTGTTGCAAGCCCTTAAAATTCCACGTCTTCTCGCTCCTGACTCGTAGTTCCAACTTTATCCACACCTTTTGCTGTCCAATACATTGTGTCAATACACCTAGCAAGTTGTTCTACAGTCGGTGCTTCAAACAAATTGCGTACAGGCAAATCTATTTGGAAGGTGTCACGGATACGGGAAGTTAGCTGAGTCGCTAGTAGAGAATGACCGCCCAATTCAAAGAAATTGTCGTGGACGCCTACTTGCTCTTTTCCCAAGACTTTAGCCCAAATTTCTGCAAGTAATTCTTCAACTTGCGATCGCGGTGCCACATAATCGTGATTATTGAAGGTAATTGTATCAGGCGTGGGTAAAGCACGGCGATCCACTTTGCCATTAGGTGTTAGAGGTAGAGATTCCAGGACTACGTAGGCTCTTGGCACCATGTATTCTGGTAACTTTTCTTTCAGAAATTGACGAAGTAAGGATGCAAAGCCTTGCACGTCTTGCGTCGGTATTTGTTCCTGGTTGGGAACAATATAAGCCACCAAGTACTTATCATCAGGTACGTCCTCAGCAACAATGACAACAGTTGCTGTGACTGCTAGATGTTGACTCAACACCGCTTCAATCTCTGACAACTCAATGCGGAAGCCGCGAATCTTGACTTGATTGTCAATACGACCTAAAAATTCAATATTGCCATCTGGTAAATAGCGAGCTAAATCACCCGTTTTATAAAGACGTGTTTTTGGCTTATTACTAAAAGGATGAGTAATAAAGTGTTCAGCAGTTAGTTCAGGGCGATTGAGATATTCTCGCGCCAGCCCCTCCCCACCCATATATAATTCGCCAGTAACACCAATAGGCATAGGTTGTAAATGGGTATCTAATATATAAATCTGGGTGTTTGTAATGGGGCGACCAATAGGAAAATATGTGGCTGATGGTAATTCTTCTACGCAGTAATAAGAAGAAAATGTGGTATTTTCCGTAGGGCCATAAACATGAATTAAATGCTTTGGCGCACCATATTGGAGAATCTTTGTAATCCATCTCGTATCAACAGTTTCGCCACCAAACAGTAAATATTTCAAGGTCGCAAAAGCTTGCGGAACATTTCTAGCAAACTGTTGAAACAAGGCGGTAGTCAAAAACAGAACGTTGATACTTTTTTCTCGTAGTTGTAATGCAAATTCGCGAGACGAAAGGGTTACATATTTACTAATTCCCACAAGTTGAGCACCGTTAAGTAGCGCTCCCCAAATCTCGAATGTCGCTGCATCAAAGGATGTGTTTGAGGCTTGGGCGACTTTATCAGATGGTTCTAATTTTATATAGTTAGTATTGCACACTAAACGATTGACAGCTTTATGAGGTACAGCTACTCCCTTGGGTTTTCCTGTAGAACCAGAGGTGTAAATAACATAGGCTAAATTATCAGTATTTAAATCGCTTTTGAGATTGTCTTCCTGTTCTTGGGTAATAATTTCCCAGTCTTTATCTATAGAAATAATTGGATTTGAGAAACCTTCAAAATGCTTGAGCAAGTTTTCTTGTGTCAGCAATAATGAAACTTGTGCATCTTCAAGCATAAAATTTAGGCGCTCTTGAGGATAGCTGGGGTCTAATGGAACATACGCTCCTCCTGCTTTAAGAATACCCAACAACCCGATTATCATTTCTATAGACTGTGAAATACAAATGCCGACTAAAACTTCTGAACATACTCCGATTTTTTGTAAGTGGTGTGCTAGTTTATTGCTGCGAGTATTCAACTCTTGATAAGTGAGTTGCTCGTTAGCAAAGCTTACTGCTATAGAATTAGGATACTGCTGTACCTTTTCCTCAAACAATTGATGGATACACTTATCTTGAGGATAATCTGCTTGGGTGTTATTCCATTCCACCAATACCTGATGTAGCTCCACTTCACTTAATAACGGTAAATTTGCAATTCGTTGTTCTGGATTTGCAACAATACCTGACAACAGAGTTTTAAAATGTTTCAGCATCCTGCTAATGGTAGCTCGCTCAAACAAATCTGTGTTGTAAACCATTACGCCACGCAGACCTTCAGAATACTCCCAATTTCCACCCCATAAGCTCCTAAAATCCTCAGAACACTTCCACAGATGCAGTTCCAAATCAAAACGCGTTTTTTTCAAGTCAATATTCATAAAGCTAGGTACTAATTCAGGCAGTTCTAGCGCTGACATTGGCGCATTCTGGAAACCAAACACCACTTGAAACAAAGGATGGTGGCTCAAGTTTCGCTCTGGATGCAGTTCTTCAACTAACTTTTCAAACGGCAAATCTTGGTGACTGTATGCTCCTAACGTTACCTCCCGTACTCTGCCTAGTAGTTCCCGAAAAGTGGGGTTTCCAGATAAGTTGCTACGCAGCACCAAACTATTGACAAAAAAACCAATTATTCCTTCTATTTCACTGCGGTTACGGTTAGCAATTGCTGAACCTAGCGCGATATCTTCTTGGTGTGTGTAGCGGTAAAGTAACGTTTGAAATGCTGCCACCAGTGTCATAAATAAGGTGACACCTTCTTGCTGTGACAGCTTTTCTAGTCCATCAATTAGCTTTTTCGGTAACTCTAGAAATTGTGTTGCTCCTTGATAGCTTTGTATAGCTGGTCTTAGTTTGTCAGTAGGCAGATGCAGTATGGAAATACCGTTTAATTGCTCCCGCCAGTAAGCTAAGTGGGTTTGGAGTACTTCTCCTTGCAGCCAGTCGCGCTGCCAGTGAGCAAAATCGGCGTACTGAAGAGGCAGTTCTAATAGGGGAGAAGGCTGGTTCTGTGCAAAAGCTGCGTACAGCGTTCCCAGTTCCCGAATCAGTAGCCCCATAGACCAATCATCGCAGATAATGTGGTGCATATTCAATAATAGAATATGTTCTGTCTCGGAAAGGACGAGGAGTATGACTCGCAGCAATGGCCCAGAGGATAAATCGAAGGGATGTTCTATTTCTGCGGTAACAATGCACTTTGCTTTAACCTCTTGTCGATCGGTTGGTAATTGCTGGAGGTTTAATACAGAAATAGGTATTGTTAAGCTGGGTGCTATCGTCTGTAGGGGTTGCCCATCCAATACTATAAAAGTGGTGCGTAAGGTTTCGTGGCGACGCACGATTTCGTTAAAAGTCTGTTCTAGTGCGGCTAACTTAAGCGAACCTGTCAAGCGAATTACTGTCAGCACATTGTAGATAGCATTGCCGGGGATCAACTGGTCGAGGAACCATAGTCGCTGTTGAGCAAAAGATGCGGGAAAGACGAAAACTTCTTTAGAAGACATAGTTGATCCTTATCTTACAGCCATTTTCAGGTAATAGACCATAGCCGTAGGGGCGCAAGGCATTGCGCCCCTACCAACGATGTGGTTCATTTAGGTGAAAACTGCTGTAAATTTTGTGCTTTCTCAATACAAGCTCTTAGCTGTACGGCGAGAACTTGGATATGGGGTTTTCTTAGCATAGTTAGGTGATTGCCAGGAATATGGTAAATTTCCGTTCCTCCCACAATTAGCCGATCCCAACCCATACTCGGATCTTCCTTGGCAATGCTAGACTGAACCTTTGTTCTAAAAAGATTAATTCGTTTAGGATAAGCTTGCGGAACGTAGTTGAGAACTGCTTGGCTATTGGCATAGAAAACTCGAAGCATTGGACGAATTGCTAACTCCCTTAAAAGTCTTAACTTGGATTCTTCAGGTATAACGTTAACTGTGGCATCCTCTTTGAGGATGAGGTGAGAGAAGAGATTTGTTGGGAGCCGCATAATTTTAATAAAATTAGTCAATCGAGAAGTTAAAGTGTTAATTCGATTCTTGACGATCGCGATAATTAGATAAAAATAATCGAAGAAAAAAGGCCATATATATCGCGCCACTGTAGTCAGCATAAACTTAAAATTGTTACCCAAAGAAGGTATATTGCCTGGAATTGGTGCTAAAGTGTCAAGCACAGCAAGTAGAGCCACTTCTTCCCCAGATCTTTGGAGTTGTTGAGCCATTTCAAAAGCAACCCAACTTCCAAAAGACCAACCTCCTAAAAAATAAGGACCTTTAGGCTGCACTCTACGCAATGCTTCAATGTAGTGGGTAGCCATATCCTCAATGTTAGTTAGGGGAGAAGTTTTTCCGTCAAGTCCAATGGGTTGTAGCCCATAAAATGGTTGATTGTTTCCCAAATGATGAGCTAATTCATAATAAGGAAAGACAACACCAAAAATTGGATGGACGCAGAAGAAAGCTGGACTTGAACCAGCAGGTTGAATTGGAACTAAGGGTGACCACGGGAGAGAATCTGCTTTTGAGGATAGAGAAGTTGATAAACTTTCAATTGTTGGATTTAAAAATAAGCTAGATAGCGGCAATTCGCGCTCAAACTGCTTATGTATTTGCTTCAGGAGGCTTACAGTTAACAGCGAATCTCCTCCCAAGTCGAAGAAGTTATCATGAATACCCACACGCTCAACATTAAGGACTTCAGCCCAAATTTTTGCCAAGATTGACTCGGTTGGAGTCCGAGGAGCGATAAATGCTTTATCTGTTGAGCGGCTAGCCGGACTGTCGAGTTCTCTTAGCGCCAAACGATCCACTTTACCACTAGCTGTTAGCGGCAGAGAATCCAGCACTATAAAAGCTTTTGGGAGCATATATTCTGGTAATTTTTCTTTTAAGAATTTACGGAGTAGAGACGCGAAATTTTGCGTCTTTACATTGGTAACAATATAAGCCACCAAGGACTTATCGCCAGATACATTTTCTTCAACAATTACTACTGCTTTTTGCACACTTTGATGCTGACTCAGCACTGTTTCAATTTCTGACAACTCAATGCGAAATCCACGAATTTTTACTTGATTATCGATGCGACCTAAAAATTCAATATTACCGTCCGCTCGATACCGAGCTAAATCACCCGTCTTGTAAAGTCGCGCTCCTTTTTTATCATGAAAAGGATTGGAAATAAATTTTTCAATCTTTAATTCTGGACGGTTAATATAGCCTTGTGCCAATCCGTCACCACCTATATATAATTCTCCAGAAATTCCAATTGGTAAAGGTTGTAAATGCTTATCTAATATATAAATTTGAGTATTAGCAATAGGGCGACCAATGGGCGGTTTTTCACTTATATGACTAATCTCTGCAACAGTTGACCAAACGGTTGTTTCAGTAGTCCCGTAAGCATTAAAAAACCGACGCTGAGAGTTCCACCAACGTTTTACAATATCATCAGTACAAGATTCACCTGCACAAATAATAGTTTGCAATACCGGAAGTGATTCTGTAGGTAGGATTGCTAACACTGCTGGCGGAAGGGTAACGTGAGTAATAGCTTTTTCGCGCAGTATTTGAAGCAAAGGTTGTCCGGGTAGAAGGGATTCTTTGTTTGCTAAATAAAGAGTTGCTCCTGTCTGCAGTGCCATGACAATCTCAAAAATTGAGGCATCGAAACTTAATGATGCGAATTGCAGAATGCGGTTACTCGGTTGCAAGTTGAAAACCTCAATCTGATCTGACGCTAAGTTGGACAATCCTCGATGCTGGAGCAAAACGCCTTTAGGCTTTCCTGTTGAGCCAGAAGTGTAGATAACATAAGCTAGGTTGTCAAGTGTGACGCCGCTGGTTGGGTTTTCTTGGCTGTGTTGTGTAATAGTTGCCCAATCTTCATCTATACAAATAATTGGAGTCGATAAGTCCTCAAAATGCTCGAGCAACTTTTCTTGTATCAGCAATACTGAAACTTGTGCATCTTCTAGCATGAACTTAAGACGCTCTTGAGGTAAGCTCGGATCTAAAGGCAGGTATGCTCCACCTGCTTTGAGAATGCCTAATAGTGCGACGATCATCTCTAGCGATCGCTCTACGGAAATGCCTACTAAAACGTCAGGGACTACCCCCCATTTTTGCAGGTGATGTGCAAGTTGGTTAGCGCGGATATTTAGTTCGCGATAGGTTAACTGCTGCTTATCAAAGACTACTGCGTTCGCATCGGGAGTTTCCTGCACCTGCGCTTCAAATAACTGATGAAAACACTTGTTTTGTGGGTAGTCTTTTTTAGTGTCATTCCAATCAATTAATAACTCAAGTCGTTCTTCTTCAGTCAGCAAAGATAAATCTGAAAGACGCTGTTCTGGATTGGCAACAATGCTTTCTAACAGCGTTTGGAAATGTCCCAGCATCCGGGTAATGGTCGTGTCATCAAATAAATCTGTGCTATAAATTATTTGTCCTTTCAAACTATCCAAGTCCTGCCACAGATGGAACTCTAAATCAAGCTTTGCAGTTTTGCTGTCGAACTCAAATAGCGAAAGCCTTAACCCAGGTAACTCTAGCGCTTCGATGGGAGTGTTTTGCAGGCTAAATACAACCTGAAAAAAAGGATGATAGCTCAAATCTCGCTCTGGATGCAGTTCCTCCACCAGCTTTTCAAAGGGCAAATCCTGATGAGCATAGGCTCCTAAAGTTACCTCTCGCACTCGATTCCACAATTCTCGAAACGTCGGGTTACCTGAGAAATCTATACGTAGCACCAAGCTATTGACAAAAAAACCAATTAATCCTTCTAGTTCGCTACGATTGCGATTGGCAATAGGTGAACCTACTGTAATATCCTCTTGCTGCGTGTAGCGATAAAGCAAGGTTTGAAATACTGCCAGCAGAATCATGAACAAGGTAACGCCTTCTTGGTAGCTCAGTGCCTCTAGCGCTTGAGTTAAGGAGTGTGGTAGCTCTAAAAATTGTTTTGCACCCCTGTAGGTAGGAACTGCTGATCTTAGTCTGTCGGTGGGGAGATTCAGCACCGAAATCCCGTCTAATTGCTTTTGCCAATAAGCTAACTGAGTTTGTAGGGGCGAGGTGCCGTTTGCTCCCACTCTTTGCAGCCACTCCCGTTGCCATTCTGCGAAATCTGCATATTGAATGGGTAATTCTGCTAGGGGGGTAGACATGGAGTCGCTTGTCGTCAGACATCGCTTATCCTCTGCGAAAGCTTTGTATAATACCCCCAGTTCTCTAATTAGCACTCCAATTGACCAGCCATCGGCAACAATGTGATGTAGATTTAGCAGCAGCAGATATTCTGCTTCATCCAGTTGTAGCAGCTTTACTCGCAGCAATGGTCCGGTGATGAGATTGAAAGGACGTTGAGCCTCTTGGGTTACGATTTGCTGCACTTGTGTGTCGCATTCTTGTCTCTGGAAATTGCGTAGGTCTATTAGGGGAAGAGGTATGGTTAAGCTGGGTGCTATCGCCTGCACTAGTTGCTGCTCTAGCAGAACAAACGTAGTGCGTAAGGTTTCGTGGCGACGTACAATTTCGTTGAATGTCTGCTTTAAGGCAGTGAAGTTGAGGGAACCTGTCAGGCGAAGTGCTGTTGACACGTTGTAAAATGGATTACCCGGTGCTAACTGGTCGAGAAACCACAATCGCTGCTGGGCGAAAGAAGTAGGAAAAACGAAAACCTCTGCTTCTTCAGAAAAATTAAGTTCTTCATCATCTGTGAGACTACTGAAAATATACTGGCTCATAAGTGAATGGCAAACAGTTATGTGTATTTTTCTCTATTCAGAGTCATAAAAGAGCGTTAATGTTAATGAGGCCTGACGGCGTTATTTCGTGCGCGAAGGTTTATTTACAGAGTGGGAGAGCGCTTACTAACATAGCAGATCATTTTCAAGTGTTCTCAGTATGAACCACCCCACCGCATGGCGGATGGGGTTTCTAGTTTACCGAGTCGGTTCAGTGACTCCTATAGTCGTGCAACAAGACAAGCTTGCTGCCGTACCTTTACATGATAGGAATTTTTTACCTATCCAAATATTGATTCTTTTGAGAATTTGACACACTCGAAAAGTAATTTTTGAAGTGTCAATTTTTGCCTTTCTTAGGATATTGCAAGCACCCTGAGCATCGGCGTTGACGACTGTTCCGCTTGCTGTTTTGTATTCACCACGCTTTGTTCTTCTACCGGAAGGCTTCTGTTCCTTCTGGGATTCGGTTTCTTTTCCGAATACGGGTAGCTCATCCCCATCAAAAAATGACATTTTTGAAGTGTATGATTCTTCTACAATTACGAATTCTATTCCAGATCTTTCACATAAATACTTGAGCGTATCACGTAATGCGGTAAACGGCACTTGTACAAAATTTTGATTATTAACACGCCCATTGTCTATTCCATTCTTTATCCCTTCATTCCAACCAAATACTATTTTGCCTATTCCTGATTCTAAACATTTATTGATTATTGTACGTGCAGATTTCTTGATAAAATCGCGGACTTGGTTATTCCTAGATTGAGTTGCTCTAGCTAAACTCCCACTCCAGAAATTCTCATCCTTACCCTTTTTTAGCTTAGATACAGTTTTATTATAAAACTGATTTATTGCTTTTAATGGTCGCCCATTTATGATAAATCCTTCTTTACCTGTGTTCGGAATACAAGTAATAAAGTTGTTTAACCCGATGTCAATTCCTAAAACACTTGACTTATCTAATTCAGTAATAATTTCTTTTTTCTTTCTACATACCCAATGTAGATAAATCTCTCTATGCTTTGATGTAATTACTAGCTCAACAAGGCGTTTGGGGTCAACGTCATCAGGAATCCTGAATTTCAATCTTTCATTTAAACTTGTTTCCATGACATCTTCTTTGTGCTGCTTCTTGAACAGAATGCCAGTAGAAACAGTAGCAAATATAATGCCATGCTCTTGTGATATATTTACTGATTGACTGGGATATGTCACTTCAAACATACCACCTTTTTGACGATAACCTGGTAATTTAGGCTTCTTTGTTCCCTCGCTAAAATACTTGTCCAAAAGCTGTTTGAATGATTTGAAATTCTCAGCCACCTTATGACACACAGACTGGGCTGCTTGAGAATGCAGCATTTTGTAATGGTAGTTTTCTTTGAAGTCGGTTTGTAAATCAATGGTCAAAGATTGAAAATTCAGAGTTTTGTGTACAAAAAATCCTTGTCTCAAATTGAAAGTCAAGGTGTTATATAAACTGTTGGCGTGTGACAATATGTCAGATACTACAGCAGATCCAAGACTTGATAGTTTTAAATGCTGTACAACCGTCGAGATATACGTATCTTTATTTTTATCCTGATCTAGCGCTTTTTGCTCTTTACTTTTGAATGACATATTTTCTTGCCTCCTTGTCTTTTATTGTATATCATATAGATAGACAATGCAAGTAGAAAATAAAGAAAATGTCAAATAAACATATGCTGACTTTTCGAGTTACCGAGCAAGAAAAGAAAATTCTAAATACGTACTGTGACTTGACAGGTAGAACTCAGGTTGATGTGTTTCGCGAGTTTGTTCGTTCGTTAGAAGACAAATTACAAAAACTAGAGGCAAACTCCTTCGGAGACGCTACGCGAACGAACCTCTAGTTTTTGTGCGCTATCCATCCCCACCGCATGGCGGATGGGGAATTCCGCGAATATGTTAAATATGTTTTAATATTCTCAATTCTATGGTTTTTATCTTTTTGACGAACCAACATCACCCACCGTAGGGGCGCAAGGCCTTGCGCCCCTACAAGTATGAAACGACCATTATTCGTTGATTCACATGATGGTCAATTTGGACAGTGCGTTATACAGTTGAAGTGTCTTCTAAAACTATAACCAATTGCCTACAAGTACAAAAGATCCCCAGAAGAAGGGATTTTTATCCTTAGCAAAAACTGCAAGTTGAGCACGTTGGAGTGCTTCTGCTTTATTCACCCCAGTTTTTAACTCTCGGTAAAACTCACTCATCAAATCAGCTGTTGATTCATCATTAACCGCCCACAATGTTGCTAGGGTACTGCGAGTACCCGCCCGGACTGCAACTCCAGCCAATCCTAGTGCTGCTTGCTTGTCTCCTTCAGCAGTTTTACAGGCACTAAGAACGAGTAACTCAATGGCATTTGACCGTTTGCGATCGCTAACTCTTAATAACTTATCAAATTCCTTGACCTGAAGTAACTTATCCCACATCAGAATAAAAGTCTTTTCTGGATCGGAACTAAACTCACCGTGAGTTGCTAGGTGAACTATTGTGTAAGGGTCGGTTTGCAGTTGATTTTGCAGATTATTTTCGGTAAATTGCTGATTGAGTAATTTCTCGCTCTTAGGAATCTCCAATTGAATTTCTTTTAACTCTCGTGGTACATTTTTAAGTTGGGGAAATTTGCGGTTTTCAATGGAATGTGCTTGCGTCACTCCTGCAGTTAAAGCATTCAACTTTACCTTTTGTAAGGGTTGGGGAGCAAGAAGTTGCAAACCAGGTGTTACGGCGAGCGCATACTTCTCTACCAAATATTTTTGCTGTTCTTGGTCGAAGAGAACTGCCATAGGAACGTTTCGCAACTCACCATCCAATACAAACACCAAAGTTTTAATACCATTCTTGCTTAATTCTGCTTCCGCTGGTCGAATTAACCAGTTATATACCTGTTGTGAGAGTCGTTTAACTTGAGCAGTTTGGGTAACATCTTGCAAATTTTTCCTAAGATTTTCTATAATATCATTGACTTTATCTCGATCAATAAAAGTGTTATAGTAGTGCAAGTCTTGATTGGGTAATTTCAGAATGACCTCTAAGCTATTGGGCAAAATAATTGGATAGATAACAGCTGCTTGTCGATCTTTTTGATCGACCACAGGGTCAAGTTCTTGCTTGGGTTCCAAACAAGCTGAGCGAAAGAAGTTGTCTAGTTCTGCAAGTTGTAAAGACTCCATCGCAAAACGCGCTTGTCGCAAATTATCCTGAGATGGGTTCCCCTGTCCCCTATTCCCTGTTTGCAGTAACAAAGTAACAAACTCCCGATAAACTGGTTCCACACTTTCCCGGAATGAAAACTGAATATCTGGATTGATAGCCACCAGATCGCGCCGCAAGGATTGAAGGGTTTTGAATGCTTGAGAATAAAATGCAATTGCTCCTGTAAGATCTCCTTGCTGTTTGCGTAGACGCCCCATTTGCCATTGCCACTGGTAAGCAATATCCCCTACATTTAGATCTTGAGCAATCAACAAAGCTTTCTCTGTCAGTTTTTGGGCATATAAAAACTGCTGATTTTGTTCGTATAACTCCCCAAAAGTCCCAAGAGCATAGGATTCAGAACGCCGATCTTGCAAGCTTTGTGCTTGTTGGACTGCTTCTGTTAAAACGCGGGCTGCTGTTTGGAAGACAGAGGAAGAAGACGCGGAGAGTTTTCCATTCGCCGTATCTCCATGTCCCCTCATCCCCGTGTCCTCTCCTCTACTCCCCAGTTTTATCAAATTTTGGGCAAAGTTAATTTTCACCTCAACAGCCCTTCGGCTTGTAGGTAAGTCAGCGATCGCAGATTGAATTTGAGATAACAATATGAGATGATTGAAAGATTGCTTAGTTGCGATCGATAAATTCAGTTGATTGAGATAAGCTTGAATGCGGGTAAGCGATTGAGAAGACAGACTTGCAGCTTGTTGGTAGTCGTTGAATGCTTTTTGAAATTTTTTCTGAGCACGAGCTGTGTTACCCAAACTGAATAAAATTTCACTCTCCATTTGAGTCAATTGTGACGCTTTTGCAAGTGCTAAACTTTGCTCCAACACCTGCTGAGATTCTTTCAAATCACCTACAACTTGTAGAACATTACCAAGACTCAATAATTGTGCAACTTTCACGGGGGAATTTGGTTGATTTTTAAGAGTTTGTGATACCTCAGTTAATAGTTTATTTGCCTGACGGTAATTTCCTAAAGCTTGTAAAGCTTGAGCGGAATTGATACGGTTG
This genomic interval from Scytonema hofmannii PCC 7110 contains the following:
- a CDS encoding CHAT domain-containing protein codes for the protein MLKSTSAAIADSPHVTKSQDKTQALVEQGKRLYEAGEFSHAADVLKEASTVFEANGDSLQAAMTLSNLSLAYQQLSLWNQAEDAIAQSLNLLQDLQNSQEYSRILAQTLDVRGQLQLAQGKTESALMTWQDAAHIYQKIGESTAFTRNRINSAQALQALGNYRQANKLLTEVSQTLKNQPNSPVKVAQLLSLGNVLQVVGDLKESQQVLEQSLALAKASQLTQMESEILFSLGNTARAQKKFQKAFNDYQQAASLSSQSLTRIQAYLNQLNLSIATKQSFNHLILLSQIQSAIADLPTSRRAVEVKINFAQNLIKLGSRGEDTGMRGHGDTANGKLSASSSSVFQTAARVLTEAVQQAQSLQDRRSESYALGTFGELYEQNQQFLYAQKLTEKALLIAQDLNVGDIAYQWQWQMGRLRKQQGDLTGAIAFYSQAFKTLQSLRRDLVAINPDIQFSFRESVEPVYREFVTLLLQTGNRGQGNPSQDNLRQARFAMESLQLAELDNFFRSACLEPKQELDPVVDQKDRQAAVIYPIILPNSLEVILKLPNQDLHYYNTFIDRDKVNDIIENLRKNLQDVTQTAQVKRLSQQVYNWLIRPAEAELSKNGIKTLVFVLDGELRNVPMAVLFDQEQQKYLVEKYALAVTPGLQLLAPQPLQKVKLNALTAGVTQAHSIENRKFPQLKNVPRELKEIQLEIPKSEKLLNQQFTENNLQNQLQTDPYTIVHLATHGEFSSDPEKTFILMWDKLLQVKEFDKLLRVSDRKRSNAIELLVLSACKTAEGDKQAALGLAGVAVRAGTRSTLATLWAVNDESTADLMSEFYRELKTGVNKAEALQRAQLAVFAKDKNPFFWGSFVLVGNWL